The window TATATGAACTTTCATGGTGTACAACATTCCTATTTGTGTCAGTTTGAGTTTTAAGTTCTGTGAAAGGATTCTGTGACTTAAATTGTAAAATTTCTGTACATATTgagtaattaatattgatatGGTAGGATTGGGTTTCACGTCACAACATGAGGAATGCGGGTGATATATAttgaggtggaataagggtgattTGATACTGAAcggtgggaacgggttgcacgccgcaacaggtgtaataagggtggattgtttggtggaataagggtgaactaTGATTGTATTATTGTGATATggtaggatcggattgcacgctgcaacacttttatttatattcACTGTCATTTATGCTATTATGAGGAAATAAGGGAGGAATATGAGATGTACGGTGGGATAGGGTAGCGCGCCGCGATAACCTATATGTTTCCATTTCATGAGCTATATTGGTTTTCTCTTTGGTATTTGTATCTGAATTATTAAAGATTGATGATTCTGGATGACACTGGTTTATTCTTGAGGCTGCGGTTATGACTTTCAGTTGACTGTTTAAATTCTGTTCAGTATTCCCACTTTTTTGTCATTATTATATAATGTGTTCAGGTTGTAGCgtaggtgacccgccttagcctcgtctctactttgtcgaggttaggatcggcacttaccagtacatggggtcggttgtactgatactacactctacacacTGTGCGGATTTTGGAGACGGTCCTAGTGACGGctactagagagctcggattggacAGCCTgcagagacttgaggtacagctgctcAGCGCCCGCAgcttctgaagtccccatctttattttatttagctgtgtattttcattcagacaactttgtatttatttcagacccttgtatgtattactctagaagctcatgcacttgtgacaccgggttcaggGATTGGTAGCAAATGTTTTTTTACGATTTTAGCTTCCGTATTTATATTTGGATTATTGTAGTTACATCGGTTCttcttcattaattaaatttaaattgttaaaaaggataaattattctaaagttggcttgcctagcaagtgaaatgttaggtgccatcacggtcccgatggtgggaatttcgggtcgtgatagttggtatcagagcactaggttacatgggtctcacgagtcacgagcaaacttagtagagtctagaggatcagtacggagacgtctgtacttatcttccggaggctatggagttaggaacagtttcacttctattcttctctgtcatgcgattttattctatcattgatgattggaCCCTTCTATTATGTTCTCTAGAAGATGGCGAGAACGCGTACCACatcttcagctgagcagcagcagccagagccaccagtggcagctcctacgaggggcagatgTCGAGGCCGAGGttgtgccagaggccgaggcaggggcagagctcagcccagagctcgatcagcagcaccagcggtggagcctcaggtagagtttgatgaggaggtttcATTCCAGGTTGTGCCTGTCGGACCAGCTCaagtcccggaggggttcattacCACCCTAGTGCTTTAGGATGCTTTGGTTCGTTtgatgggccttatggagagtgtggcccagactgacGCATTCCCCATGGCTccaaccatctctcaggctggaggaggagcacaaactcctactactcatactccggagcagatggatccccagtatcagactccaacATCTCATCCAGTTGGAGTAGTTTAatcggttgttgcggcacagaccggtgatgggtcagctatgtcttctgaggctttgtggagattggacaagtttaccaagctcttcccagttcacttcagtggtgctactTCAAAGGATCCCTaagagtatcttgacagctgtcatgaggtgctacagaacatgggtatagtggagaccaatggggtcgattttgctgcatttaaGATGTCAGGTTCctccaagaaatggtggagagattatttgttgaccaggcCAGCTggatcgcctgctcttacttgggaccagttctctcagctcttcctagagaaatttctccctatcacattgagaaaGGAGCATCGTCGTCAGTTCGAGCgtctcaagcagggcaatatgactattactcagtacgagacccattttttggatttggcccgtcatgctcttcttgtgcttcctaccaagagagagagagagagagggtgaggaggtttattgacggacttGCTTGGCCTATcatattgcagatggctaaggagtttgggagtgagatttctttttaggccGCTGCCAATATCGCCAGGCAAGTCAAGATGGTTCTTAcacagggaggtcaggggtctgataagagaccTCGCCATTCCAGTGAGTTCAGCAGTTCCTCACCTAGatgcaggggtacttttggtaggggtccatcttcccaggccatttcattcagcgcttcaggcatcccacagtgcttgagggagtcgtggtccttatgtgcctcatTCTGGGCAACCAGCCTATAGTGTACcgtcagctcctattagtgcacctcatATTCAGAGTTACTACAATCCGCACCTAAGAATGAATACGACCAAACTAAATACAGTAATTTGAATACAATATAAAATAGTTAAGAATGAATATAAccgaattgaatacaatgtatgcAGTCGAATTGAATAGAGTGGTATATACcctatttcttattttttgctgTTTGAATACAACTGAATTCAATACAGTGAAATTGAatacaatataaaatatataagaaCGAATACATCCGAATTGAATACAATATATGCAACCCATGACAAGCTATTAGTAGCTACGGAATATAATTAGCTAAATTTTAGCTACGCACAACAATAAACCTCCCAGCAATGGTCATTTCTGAAAGTTCCCAAACTAAATTGTAGGATGCAAGCCCAAACAAATCGGAGAAGGTCCATCTGGCCCAAATAGTCCTAAAATTGCATTTGACAGAAAGGAGTGCCAGGTCACAAATCCTGTCCCTCCTCTAGACTTAATATGGATCGTCAAATGTTTAATCTAACGGTCGAAATCACTTCAGCTCATCGAAACCACAATCCGCACCTAATACGCAAAGCTGCACTCGATACCGTAGATCATCTTCCAATCAACGACTCAGTTTCAGTTTCGCTTTTCACACGGATCACCATTATTATCCGTCGATTAACAACCAAATCCCCCCAAAATTTAGCGGCTACGATTTTAGCCCCGCCACATTTCAAACCGCCCACGAAATCCACCAAATATAAATACGCACCATCCGTCACTTCAATACTCGCCGAATACACTTATAGACTCATCGAATACATTTCAtttctgatttcaattcaaatcCAAAACCCTAGAAGcttcttttatcttcaaattTCTGTGTGAAAATGTCTGGTCGTGGAAAGGGTGGTAAGGGATTGGGGAAAGGAGGAGCGAAGAGGCACAGGAAAGTGCTAAGGGATAACATCCAGGGAATTACGAAGCCAGCCATTCGTCGGTTGGCTCGTAGGGGAGGCGTGAAGCGTATATCTGGTCTGATCTACGAGGAGACACGTGGAGTGTTGAAGATCTTTCTAGAGAACGTGATTCGTGATGCTGTTACCTACACTGAGCATGCCAGGAGAAAAACTGTTACTGCTATGGATGTTGTGTATGCACTCAAGAGGCAGGGTAGGACTCTCTATGGATTTGGTGGTTAAGGAATTTGTGTTTgtttttttgacttttgtttgCTTTGCAAAAGTCTTGCGGTCAAGAAATTAAATTACAATGGTTGGTGTAATTAGGGTCCTTTATTAGTATTTGTAGTAGTTTTTGTAAGAAAAGCATTCTTCGGATATTCTGGAGTTTGCTCAACTTAATGATAGAAGGATTCAAGTTTCAACTATCTCTTGCTCTTACCTTTTGTGTGGATTCAATATGATGATTCTCAAACATATACTAATTGTTCATATAACAAAGATATATACATTAGAAACCCCAACTAGTTGAGTTAATTATGTGAATTCTCTAAACCCAGTTCGCAATATAGACCCCAGTTAGTTGATTTAACTATGTCAATTCCCTATATTCAGTACGACCAGTATGGACCTGTATGTCCTAATTAGTCCAGATTCTGTAGGGTTGTTTGATTGTAATGTTGATGGTATATAGTGTGTATTCTTCAATTAATgttaccttgaaataagaaatgAACATATGTTCCTTATTTGCTCTATAGTATTTTTCAATTGTGGTGGATTTCTTAGTGTGAATGGTAGTTTATTCTTCAGCAAAGGAtgagttgtgtggtatttttGTTTGGGTATACTTTGTTGATGGTATTCATGATTTCCTCTAATTTGAATTGATGTTTTTTTTTAATGTCTATGGGGGGTTTTGCAGTACAAACTCCATTATTGTTTCCAACCTAATATACTTCAATTAGTTCAGCAATTAAACACATGTTGCCTGCAATGCTCTTCTGCGACCAAAAtactcattttgaaaataaagATCATATTTTCTTTTAACACAACTCTTAAAGACCAAGTAAGAGCCTGAGATGGGAAGATCAAATAATATTGACATTAGGCCTTATCAAATTTCCAAGTCAGACATAATACAAAGACCTTAGTATCCTAATACAAGGCCGTATCACTCACAACGAATGAATTTTTTGATTTATTATAGTATTGATATATGCCTTAAACTTTTTGTGGACTTCTCTAGTTTCTCAGCACGTGCGACTAGGCAATTGCGTTGCCCGTGTATGACGAATAAAGTGatataattttataaattaatactaataataatattttaaaaatatattccttctgttttaatttatgtgaacctatttgactgaaCACATAATTTAAGAAAAGTGAGAAGACTTTTGAACGTGTGCTGTAAAATGAAGCACGTATATTTTGTGTAgctataaattattgcataaagttaaattgtttccaaataaggaaaagagtcattctttttgacacagactaaaaaagaaataggttcatataaattgaaacggaagaaatattccgaaagtaattatacatGAAAGAACATGCAAATTTTGGTGAATTATAAATATGGATTCGTGTACGATGACTTGTTTATCAAGGTTAAACTTATTGAAAATCATTTTAATTATGAAGATGAACTGTGAAAATTTAATTagatagatatttttttttacttaattcaattttattataattttcaaatttcaaaatataGAATGATACATCTTTAGCTAGCAAAATAATTATGCGTACGGAGTTTCATCGATTATTTGCCACCCACGACTTTCTCTTATAAGTTTGTTTCTTGGAGTTTAAACGTCTTATTGCACAATTCATAGGTTGTACAAAAAAGTACAACTAAAGAAATATGAATTATTTGTTGAAATTGGCAAAAGTaccacatcggtggatgacaattttgaatgagaatttcaccctataaaaggaggcctaatgtttaggatttaaatacacctctcatttgccttttatcttcttaaggcatttgtatcttctctctttagtattatttcacttgtaattttggagtggaataaaatattgattgtgtccgaggaagtaggcaaaattggccgaacctcgtaaattctggtgttcttttattgttgtcttattgtcttgtttattatttagtggttgtcataatttttggtatattagttgtgactcattcacactatatacatttggcttccgcaacaattggtaacaattggtatcagagccaaggtactgtctaagtatgctctgtggttgcagcatagtctgatcttccacatcagaaaagatctatcttggtaactgagtcaaggttctatctgagtatgctctgtggttgcagcttagtctgatcttccacaccagaaaggaaataatcttgatttgtgtcgtcagctactaaataatatttgtgtcaaaatgggagacagtaaacaagaagaatctacatcaagtgtcaataatacgtcatcgttggcatcttcgcttatgacaagaattgtgtcaaatgcgaaatttgcgatagaaatttttgacgggtcaggacattttgggatgtggcaaggcgaggttctagatgttctttttcaacaagggctagatcttgccattgaagaaaagaagccagatgttattggagaagaagattggaaaattatcaatcgtgttgcttgcggtaccattcgatcctaccttgctagagagcagaaatatccatacacaaaggaaacttctgcaagtaaattatggaaagcactggaggataaatttttgaagaaaaacagtcaaaataaattgtacatgaagaagagactgtttcgctttacctatgttcctggtaccacaatgaatgaacatatcaccagtttcaataagttggtcacagatttgcaaaatatggatgcaacttttgatgatggtgacttggccttgatgttattggggtcacttcctaatgagtacgagcaccttgaaactactctactccatggaaatgacgaaatttctctcagagaagtttgttcagctttgtacagctatgaacaaagaaagggagaaaaacagaagggcggagaagaagaagcactaattgtgaggggtcgtcctcaaaatcaaacgaggactaagaagggaagatccaagtcgagatctagacccagcaaagatgaatgtgccttttgtcgagaaaaggggcactggaagaaagactgtccgaagttgaagaataaggccagacataacaatggaaaggccattatggattcaaatgtagctgattgtgatgattcagacttctcattagttacaacagagttatcaacatcatcagacatatggttgatggactcggcttgtagctaccatatgtgtcccaacaaggactggttcgtgaattttcaagaaggagaatatggagtcatccacacagcggataacagccctcttacctcatatggcattggttcaataagattaaggagccatgatggaatgatcagaacattaacagatgttcgatatgtaccgggtttgaagaagaatctcatctctgtgggagccctagaatcaaaagggttcaaaatcattgcagaaaatggagtgatgagaatatgctccggtgcactagtggtaatgaaggccaatcggaagaacaataacatgtactgCTATCGTGGTAgcacagttattgggacagcaacagtgacatccagtgatcacaaagaggcagaagcaaccaggctatggcacatgcgcttgggacatgctggaggaaa is drawn from Nicotiana tabacum cultivar K326 chromosome 22, ASM71507v2, whole genome shotgun sequence and contains these coding sequences:
- the LOC107779580 gene encoding histone H4, with the protein product MSGRGKGGKGLGKGGAKRHRKVLRDNIQGITKPAIRRLARRGGVKRISGLIYEETRGVLKIFLENVIRDAVTYTEHARRKTVTAMDVVYALKRQGRTLYGFGG